Below is a genomic region from Mesorhizobium sp. NZP2298.
ATGCGCTTGCGCACCGGGTCGAACGGATCGCCCTCCCGCTCCTGGAAGGTGACGACGAAGTTCTCGCCGAGGAAGAGAGCGATCTGTTCGTAGCGATGCGAGGTGACATCGTCGATCATGCGCACGACGACGAAGGCATGATCCTCGAAGAAGTCGACCTTCGGCCGCTGGCCGGTGTTGACGACATCCTCCAGCGCCAGCGGATGAAGGCTGAAGATGCGGCCGATCTCCTCGATCAGCCCGATGTTGGCGAGGCCGGTGCAGTCGAGCCAGATCACCGGCCATTTCCGGCAATTCGCCTCGACGTCGGCGATGCTGGCATTGTCGATGGTCTTGAACTTCTGCGGCGAGATCAAGGTCAGCCGCAATTCGGAGCGCCGCGCCGCCGGATCGGCGATCAGCGTACCCGGCGAGGCGCCGACCGGCGGCCGCCTTGTCTTCACCGGCGCCCGCTTTTTCACCGCCTCGGCTTTTGCCATGTGCCCCTCGAGCGTAGAGTCGACGTGAAGTTAGAACCTTGTTCTCGCAATTTCGAACAGAAAACCGTTTCACACTTTTCCTGGAATTGCTTCAGCCGTCAGCCGGCAAAGACCCGCTTGGGCTTGAACATGCCCTGTTCGATCGCACCGATGGCCACCAGCTTGCCGCGCGCCGTCGCGCAGGCCTCTTCGGCCTCCACCGGCGCATCGCGGCCGCGAATGATGACTGGATTGCCGAGACGGATCTTGGTCGCCGCGTCATCGCTGATGGCGATCTGCGGCAAGCAGTCGAGAGCGGCCGATGTGTCGACAAGAAGCGCATCGATGGCATCGAAGTCGACGGGGATCTCTATCGGCTCCGCGCCGTCGGCGGGCTCCGGTTTGTCCTCACCTCGTGCTCCGAAGCGAGCCGCCTCGAGCTCGGCGATGGTGACGAAATCCTCTTGCGTGAACGGCTCGACCTCGACCCGGCGCAGGTCGGAAATATGGCCGAAGCAGCCAAGGTCGCGGCCCATGTCGCGGGCCAGCGAGCGTACATAGGTGCCCTTGCCGCATTCGACCTCGAAAACCGTGCGATCAGCATGGTGCTCGATGATGTCCAGACGACCAATCTCGATCTCGCGCGGGGGAATGTCGACCGTCTCGCCCTCGCGGGCAAGGTCATAGGCGCGTTCGCCTGATATCTTGATGGCCGAGAATTGCGGCGGCGTCTGCATGATGACACCGGTGTATTTCGCTAGCAACGCCTTCACCTCGGCTTCCGCCGGACGCAGGTCGGAGCTCTTCGTCACCGGCCCTTCGAGATCGTCGGTGGAGCGCTCATCGCCCCAGGCGACGGTGAAGCGATAGATCTTGGCGCCGTCCTGCACGTAAGGCACGGTCTTGGTGGCTTCGCCGAGC
It encodes:
- the truB gene encoding tRNA pseudouridine(55) synthase TruB, translated to MARRGKKKGRPVSGWVVLDKPVGMGSTEAVSKIKWLFQAEKAGHAGTLDPLASGMLPIALGEATKTVPYVQDGAKIYRFTVAWGDERSTDDLEGPVTKSSDLRPAEAEVKALLAKYTGVIMQTPPQFSAIKISGERAYDLAREGETVDIPPREIEIGRLDIIEHHADRTVFEVECGKGTYVRSLARDMGRDLGCFGHISDLRRVEVEPFTQEDFVTIAELEAARFGARGEDKPEPADGAEPIEIPVDFDAIDALLVDTSAALDCLPQIAISDDAATKIRLGNPVIIRGRDAPVEAEEACATARGKLVAIGAIEQGMFKPKRVFAG